Proteins found in one Larimichthys crocea isolate SSNF chromosome I, L_crocea_2.0, whole genome shotgun sequence genomic segment:
- the rab41 gene encoding ras-related protein Rab-41 isoform X3 has protein sequence MSTTTGGGEFGNPLRKFKLVFLGEQSVGKTSLITRFMYDSFDNTYQATIGIDFLSKTMYLEDRTIRLQLWDTAGQERFRSLIPSYIRDSAAAVVVYDIANLNSFQQTSKWIDDVRTERGSDVIIMLVGNKTDLADKRQVSVEAAERKARELNVMYIETSAKAGYNVKQLFRRVAAALPGMDSTPEKSKEDMIDIKLEKQPEMTVTESSCSC, from the exons atgtcaacCACGACCGGCGGCGGAGAGTTTGGCAACCCTCTTCGAAAGTTCAAGCTCGTCTTTCTGGGCGAGCAGAGCG TTGGGAAGACCTCACTCATCACCAGGTTTATGTACGACAGTTTCGACAACACTTATCAG GCAACAATTGGTATTGACTTTTTGTCAAAAACCATGTACTTAGAAGACCGCACG ATTCGGCTGCAGCTTTGGGATACAGCCGGACAGGAGCGTTTCCGCAGCCTCATCCCCAGTTACATCCGAGACTCAGCCGCTGCTGTGGTGGTTTATGACATAGCCA ATCTTAATTCATTCCAGCAAACCTCAAAGTGGATTGATGATGttagaacagagagaggaagtgatgtcattATTATGCTTGTTGGGAACAAAACAGACTTGGCGGATAAAAG GCAAGTTTCTGTTGAAGCGGCAGAGAGGAAAGCTCGTGAACTCAATGTGATGTACATAGAGACCAGTGCCAAGGCTGGCTATAACGTCAAACAG CTGTTCCgtcgtgttgctgctgcattgCCTGGGATGGATAGCACAccagagaaaagcaaagaggaca TGATCGACATAAAACTGGAGAAGCAGCCAGAGATGACTGTCACCGAGAGCAGCTGCTCTTGCTAG
- the rab41 gene encoding ras-related protein Rab-41 isoform X1: MSTTTGGGEFGNPLRKFKLVFLGEQSVGKTSLITRFMYDSFDNTYQATIGIDFLSKTMYLEDRTVRLQLWDTAGQERFRSLIPSYIRDSTIAVVVYDITNLNSFQQTSKWIDDVRTERGSDVIIMLVGNKTDLADKRQVSVEAAERKARELNVMYIETSAKAGYNVKQLFRRVAAALPGMDSTPEKSKEDMIDIKLEKQPEMTVTESSCSC, from the exons atgtcaacCACGACCGGCGGCGGAGAGTTTGGCAACCCTCTTCGAAAGTTCAAGCTCGTCTTTCTGGGCGAGCAGAGCG TTGGGAAGACCTCACTCATCACCAGGTTTATGTACGACAGTTTCGACAACACTTATCAG GCAACAATTGGTATTGACTTTTTGTCAAAAACCATGTACTTAGAAGACCGCACG GTCCGGCTCCAGCTTTGGGATACTGCTGGACAGGAGCGTTTTCGTAGCCTAATTCCCAGCTACATCCGTGACTCTACCATTGCCGTGGTTGTTTATGACATCACCA ATCTTAATTCATTCCAGCAAACCTCAAAGTGGATTGATGATGttagaacagagagaggaagtgatgtcattATTATGCTTGTTGGGAACAAAACAGACTTGGCGGATAAAAG GCAAGTTTCTGTTGAAGCGGCAGAGAGGAAAGCTCGTGAACTCAATGTGATGTACATAGAGACCAGTGCCAAGGCTGGCTATAACGTCAAACAG CTGTTCCgtcgtgttgctgctgcattgCCTGGGATGGATAGCACAccagagaaaagcaaagaggaca TGATCGACATAAAACTGGAGAAGCAGCCAGAGATGACTGTCACCGAGAGCAGCTGCTCTTGCTAG
- the rab41 gene encoding ras-related protein Rab-41 isoform X2: MSTTTGGGEFGNPLRKFKLVFLGEQSVGKTSLITRFMYDSFDNTYQATIGIDFLSKTMYLEDRTVRLQLWDTAGQERFRSLIPSYIRDSTIAVVVYDITNLNSFQQTSKWIDDVRTERGSDVIIMLVGNKTDLADKRQITTEEGEQRAKELNVMFIETSAKTGYNVKQLFRRVAAALPGMDSTPEKSKEDMIDIKLEKQPEMTVTESSCSC; encoded by the exons atgtcaacCACGACCGGCGGCGGAGAGTTTGGCAACCCTCTTCGAAAGTTCAAGCTCGTCTTTCTGGGCGAGCAGAGCG TTGGGAAGACCTCACTCATCACCAGGTTTATGTACGACAGTTTCGACAACACTTATCAG GCAACAATTGGTATTGACTTTTTGTCAAAAACCATGTACTTAGAAGACCGCACG GTCCGGCTCCAGCTTTGGGATACTGCTGGACAGGAGCGTTTTCGTAGCCTAATTCCCAGCTACATCCGTGACTCTACCATTGCCGTGGTTGTTTATGACATCACCA ATCTTAATTCATTCCAGCAAACCTCAAAGTGGATTGATGATGttagaacagagagaggaagtgatgtcattATTATGCTTGTTGGGAACAAAACAGACTTGGCGGATAAAAG ACAGATCACCACGGAGGAGGGCGAGCAGAGAGCTAAGGAACTGAATGTCATGTTCATTGAAACCAGCGCAAAGACTGGCTACAATGTCAAACAG CTGTTCCgtcgtgttgctgctgcattgCCTGGGATGGATAGCACAccagagaaaagcaaagaggaca TGATCGACATAAAACTGGAGAAGCAGCCAGAGATGACTGTCACCGAGAGCAGCTGCTCTTGCTAG
- the stard14 gene encoding START domain containing 14, with protein sequence MSVRSSILPDEALFADFRKQCLATDNWINKYDHNGMQVWVEVPASKKHKIHKIKCKMTIKDVSAATMYDVLHDSQYRKEWDPAMLESYDIARLSPNADVGYYSWLCPKPIKNRDVVSLRSWQVMDDEYIIINFSVKHPKYPPRSNLVRAVSILTGYLIKPTGPNSCTFTYLSQADPKGSLPKVVVNKASQVLAPRVMKSVHKAGQNYPAWKQKNSPDQKPWLYPEQNTLPMMDAAELSIQRADSLENVDESSKGDSDDSS encoded by the exons ATGTCTGTTAGGTCGAGTATTTTACCCGATGAGGCGCTCTTTGCTGACTTCAGAAAGCAGTGTTTAGCAACGGACAACTGGATCAACAAGTATGATCATAATGGCATGCAAGTGTGGGTAGAAGTTCCTGCaagtaaaaaacataaaatccaCAAGATCAAG tgtaaGATGACAATCAAAGATGTATCAGCTGCCACCATGTACGACGTCCTTCATGATAGCCAGTACCGTAAGGAGTGGGACCCTGCCATGTTGGAGAGTTATGACATTGCCCGGCTCTCTCCTAATGCTGATGTGGGATACTACTCAT ggctTTGCCCAAAGCCAATAAAGAACAGGGATGTGGTGAGTCTGCGTTCGTGGCAGGTGATGGATGACGAGTACATTATCATTAACTTCTCAGTCAAACACCCG AAATATCCTCCTCGCAGCAACCTCGTCAGGGCAGTTTCCATCCTCACTGGCTATTTGATCAAACCCACAGGACCAAATAGCTGTACTTTCACATACCTTTCACAAGCTGACCCAAAAG GTTCTCTTCCGAAGGTTGTGGTAAACAAAGCCTCTCAAGTTCTCGCTCCACGG GTGATGAAGAGTGTACACAAGGCGGGACAGAACTACCCGGCGTGGAAACAGAAGAACTCCCCCGACCAGAAGCCGTGGTTATACCCCGAGCAGAACACCCTGCCCATGATGGACGCCGCCGAACTTTCGATACAGAGAGCGGACTCACTGGAAAATGTGGATGAGTCCTCCAAGGGGGACAGCGATGACAGTAGTTAA
- the pdzd11 gene encoding PDZ domain-containing protein 11 codes for MDQKIPYDDYQLPVVFLPSYENPPAWIPPQERVHQPDYNNELTQFLPRTVVLKKPPGAQLGFNIRGGKASQLGIFISKVVPDSDAHRAGLQEGDQVLSVNEVDFQDIEHSRAVEILKTAREILMRVRFFPYNYQRQKERTVH; via the exons ATGGATCAGAAAATTCCTTATGATGATTACCAGCTCCCAGTGGTATTCCTGCCTTCTTATGAAAACCCCCCAGCATGGATACCTCCACAGGAG CGGGTTCATCAACCGGACTACAACAATGAGCTCACCCAGTTCCTTCCTCGTACCGTTGTGTTGAAGAAACCTCCAGGGGCGCAGCTGGGCTTCAACATCCGAGGCGGCAAGGCGTCACAGTTGGGAATCTTTATATCCAAG GTGGTCCCAGACTCAGATGCCCACAGAGCGGGGCTTCAAGAGGGAGACCAGGTCCTTTCTGTGAATGAGGTTGATTTCCAAGATATAGAGCATTCAAGA GCTGTAGAGATTCTGAAGACTGCACGAGAAATACTGATGAGGGTTCGCTTCTTTCCCTACA ACTACCAAAGGCAGAAGGAGAGGACTGTACATTAG